One Alkaliphilus sp. B6464 genomic window carries:
- the miaB gene encoding tRNA (N6-isopentenyl adenosine(37)-C2)-methylthiotransferase MiaB, translating to MSKREKITVSPEEIKKQQDIVEELKIYNSGKNKKYIITTYGCQMNEHDSETLSGMLEKMGYTATTDKEEANLIIYNTCCVRENAELKVYGNLGALKNLKQKRDDLTIAVCGCMMQQPQVVKEIKKKYKHVDLVFGTHNLFRFPELLLKSTESEGMFIEVWDQEGDIVEGLPANRKYGLKAFINIMYGCNNFCTYCIVPYTRGRERSREVEDIVREATDLAKNGTKEITLLGQNVNSYGKTLDKSTDFADLLRELNKIDGIERIRFMTSHPKDLSDRLIDAMAECDKVCEHFHLPFQSGSDRILKIMNRNYTKERYLSLIKKLKDKMPNIGLTTDIIVGFPGESEEDFQHTLDIVEEARYDSAFTFLYSIREGTPAAKMEEQIDEKTKQERFNRLVDKVNEISAEINQSYLNKVVEVLVEGPSKTDATRLMGRTRENKLVNFDGDETLIGKLVNIKIIEPRTFSLNGEVIE from the coding sequence ATGAGCAAAAGAGAAAAAATAACTGTCTCACCAGAAGAAATAAAAAAACAACAAGATATTGTTGAAGAACTTAAAATATATAATAGTGGTAAAAATAAGAAGTACATTATTACTACTTACGGTTGTCAGATGAATGAGCACGATTCAGAAACCCTATCAGGAATGCTTGAAAAGATGGGTTATACAGCTACAACTGACAAAGAAGAAGCAAACTTAATTATATATAATACCTGTTGCGTAAGGGAAAATGCAGAATTAAAAGTATATGGAAATTTAGGAGCATTAAAGAATCTTAAACAAAAAAGAGATGATCTTACTATAGCTGTATGTGGTTGCATGATGCAACAGCCTCAAGTAGTAAAGGAAATAAAAAAGAAATATAAACATGTTGATTTAGTTTTTGGAACCCATAACCTATTTAGATTTCCAGAGCTTTTGTTAAAATCCACAGAGTCTGAAGGTATGTTTATTGAAGTATGGGACCAAGAAGGAGACATAGTAGAAGGATTACCTGCTAATCGTAAATATGGATTAAAAGCATTTATTAATATTATGTATGGATGTAATAACTTCTGTACCTATTGCATAGTTCCATATACTAGAGGCAGAGAAAGAAGTAGGGAGGTTGAAGATATAGTAAGGGAAGCAACCGACCTTGCTAAAAATGGTACAAAAGAAATTACCCTACTCGGACAAAATGTGAACTCATATGGAAAAACACTAGATAAAAGCACTGATTTTGCTGATTTACTAAGAGAGTTGAATAAGATTGATGGGATTGAGCGTATTAGATTTATGACTTCACATCCTAAAGATTTATCAGATAGATTAATTGATGCGATGGCAGAATGTGATAAGGTTTGTGAACACTTCCATCTACCGTTTCAATCAGGAAGTGACCGCATTTTAAAGATTATGAACAGAAATTACACAAAAGAAAGATACCTAAGTTTAATTAAAAAATTAAAAGATAAAATGCCTAATATAGGATTAACTACAGATATTATTGTTGGTTTTCCTGGAGAAAGCGAAGAAGATTTCCAGCATACACTTGATATAGTGGAAGAAGCTAGATATGATTCTGCGTTTACATTTCTATACTCTATTCGTGAAGGCACTCCAGCGGCAAAGATGGAGGAGCAAATAGATGAAAAAACAAAACAAGAAAGGTTCAATCGTCTAGTTGATAAAGTAAATGAAATAAGTGCAGAGATTAATCAAAGTTATTTAAATAAGGTTGTAGAAGTACTAGTTGAAGGACCAAGTAAAACCGATGCAACTAGACTAATGGGTAGAACAAGAGAGAATAAACTGGTTAATTTTGATGGCGACGAAACTTTAATTGGAAAGTTAGTTAATATAAAAATTATAGAACCTAGAACATTTTCTTTAAATGGAGAAGTTATCGAATAA
- the hfq gene encoding RNA chaperone Hfq produces MKNNINLQDVFLNQVRKENTMITIFLVNGFQLKGTVKGFDNYTIVLDSDGKQQLIYKHAVSTISPNSPVNFNLNMRKTNE; encoded by the coding sequence ATGAAAAATAATATTAATCTACAGGATGTATTTTTAAATCAAGTAAGGAAAGAAAACACTATGATTACAATATTTTTAGTCAATGGATTTCAATTAAAGGGTACGGTTAAAGGATTTGATAATTACACTATAGTTTTAGATTCGGATGGAAAACAGCAATTGATTTATAAACATGCAGTTTCTACTATATCACCCAATTCACCAGTTAATTTTAACTTAAATATGAGAAAGACTAATGAATAA
- the miaA gene encoding tRNA (adenosine(37)-N6)-dimethylallyltransferase MiaA, translating into MKKRLLIIAGPTAVGKTDTAIILANKLNGEIISADSMQIYRHMDIGTAKPTLEERKGVPHHLIDVVNPDENFSVAEFQKMAKYTIDELVLNGKIPIIAGGTGLYINSLVYDMDFTQSVSNWQLREQLQKEANEMGNEFVHNKLKDIDINAANRIHPNNLKKVIRAIEVYYETGDKIGDFSKDINLNDEYEFFLVGLIRDREELYNRINMRVDIMIEQGLIEEVKKLLNLGYSKELVSFKGLGYKEIIRYLEEEYDLDEAVNILKRDTRRYAKRQLTWFRRYSDINWYNISNYSSSEKLAEDIIKDFEGHFSLL; encoded by the coding sequence GTGAAGAAACGACTACTTATTATAGCAGGTCCTACTGCTGTCGGCAAGACGGATACAGCTATAATATTAGCTAATAAACTAAACGGTGAAATAATTTCAGCAGATTCAATGCAGATTTATAGACATATGGATATAGGTACAGCTAAACCAACTTTAGAAGAAAGAAAAGGAGTACCACATCATTTAATTGATGTTGTTAATCCAGATGAAAATTTTTCTGTAGCTGAGTTTCAAAAAATGGCTAAGTATACAATTGATGAGTTAGTTCTAAATGGAAAAATTCCAATTATAGCAGGTGGTACCGGATTATATATTAACTCTCTTGTTTATGATATGGATTTTACACAGTCAGTTTCTAATTGGCAGCTTAGGGAACAGTTACAGAAAGAAGCTAACGAGATGGGAAATGAATTCGTGCATAATAAGCTTAAGGATATAGACATTAATGCAGCAAATAGAATACATCCTAATAATCTCAAAAAAGTAATACGTGCTATTGAAGTATACTATGAAACTGGAGATAAAATAGGAGACTTCAGCAAAGATATTAATCTAAATGATGAGTATGAATTTTTTTTAGTAGGATTAATAAGAGATAGAGAAGAACTATATAATAGAATAAATATGAGAGTAGATATTATGATAGAGCAGGGATTAATAGAAGAAGTAAAAAAGCTACTTAATCTAGGCTATTCTAAAGAGTTAGTATCTTTTAAAGGGTTAGGCTATAAAGAGATTATTAGATATTTGGAAGAAGAATATGATTTAGATGAGGCTGTAAATATCCTCAAACGTGATACAAGAAGGTATGCCAAACGGCAGCTAACTTGGTTTAGGAGGTATAGTGATATTAACTGGTATAATATATCTAACTATTCTTCCAGTGAAAAATTGGCAGAGGATATTATTAAGGATTTTGAAGGACATTTTAGCTTATTATAG
- a CDS encoding AAA family ATPase, with translation MEKINFNKFNNKSCYELMGNGSMSTNDAMKHLILNCNFKEGSKEVFDKNREESVESVLNELNELIGLESVKVLINEIIAYSEVQRWRNAEGLRTDPLVMHMVFKGNPGTGKTTVARLLGRLYKAMGILERGHLIEIERADLVGEYIGHTAIKVKEQVKNAVGGILFIDEAYSLARGGEKDFGKEAIDALVKGMEDYKDNLILILAGYNEEMEDFIRTNPGLRSRFPIHIIFEDYTIEQLVLIAELMVEKREYKLSKSATAKLFNILSLIRRRDGNHSGNARLVRNLIERAIRKQAVRLNRSRIYNREDLITLSREDFMGGEE, from the coding sequence ATGGAGAAAATTAATTTTAATAAATTTAATAATAAAAGTTGCTATGAACTAATGGGAAATGGGAGTATGTCCACGAATGATGCTATGAAACATCTAATTTTAAATTGTAATTTTAAAGAAGGTTCAAAAGAAGTTTTTGATAAAAATAGGGAAGAATCTGTTGAGAGCGTATTAAATGAATTAAATGAGTTAATAGGTCTAGAATCAGTTAAAGTATTGATTAATGAAATAATAGCCTATTCTGAAGTTCAAAGATGGAGAAATGCGGAAGGATTAAGGACAGATCCTCTAGTTATGCATATGGTGTTTAAAGGTAATCCAGGCACTGGCAAAACAACCGTGGCAAGATTATTAGGAAGACTGTATAAAGCTATGGGAATATTAGAAAGGGGCCATTTAATAGAGATAGAAAGAGCTGACTTAGTTGGAGAATATATAGGCCATACTGCTATTAAGGTAAAGGAGCAGGTGAAAAATGCTGTTGGAGGCATTCTTTTTATTGATGAAGCATATTCATTAGCAAGAGGAGGCGAGAAAGATTTTGGTAAGGAAGCAATTGATGCATTAGTTAAAGGCATGGAAGACTATAAGGATAACTTAATATTAATTTTAGCAGGTTATAATGAAGAAATGGAGGATTTTATAAGAACAAATCCTGGATTAAGGTCAAGATTTCCTATACATATTATATTCGAAGATTATACTATAGAGCAATTAGTATTGATTGCAGAATTGATGGTCGAAAAGAGAGAGTATAAGCTTTCTAAATCAGCTACAGCTAAATTATTTAATATATTGTCACTAATAAGAAGAAGGGACGGAAATCACTCTGGAAATGCACGTTTAGTTCGAAATTTAATTGAGAGAGCAATCAGAAAACAGGCTGTAAGACTTAATCGCAGCCGTATATATAATAGAGAGGATTTAATTACATTAAGCAGAGAGGATTTTATGGGTGGTGAAGAATAA
- a CDS encoding HD-GYP domain-containing protein gives MRLVPIEYAREGNFLAQSLFNDNGQILLSKGVMLNNRLILKIKEAGFLYIYINDNKNEEVINDVIKPEIRQKAIASIKKIYSDIEQENGISSQKRFDYTVTDLKNVIEGIVDDMFAEKEIMIQLVDIRNLDNYTYSHSVNVAILSLVIGISYGLNKNDLYDLTLGALLHDIGKMFIPENLLKKPGALTTDEFNIVQEHSLRGFNYMKDELNINARSRIISLQHHEKVDGTGYPYKLKDKEINLFSKIVSIADVYDGLTSDRIYRKAIPVHEALEYIMGGCGRLFDFNLVQAFVKKVVPYPIGTIIKLSNDVIGIVENVNLDFPLRPTVKIIREKGKICSEYIIDLTKENTIVVEDIVYNI, from the coding sequence TTGAGACTAGTACCTATTGAATATGCAAGAGAAGGAAATTTTTTGGCGCAGTCTTTATTTAATGATAATGGACAAATTCTTTTGTCTAAAGGAGTTATGTTAAATAACAGATTAATTTTAAAAATAAAAGAAGCTGGATTTCTATATATATATATAAATGATAATAAAAATGAAGAAGTTATAAATGATGTTATTAAACCAGAGATTAGACAGAAGGCAATTGCGTCTATAAAAAAAATCTATAGTGATATAGAGCAAGAAAATGGTATAAGCTCACAAAAACGATTTGATTATACGGTTACTGATTTGAAGAATGTGATAGAGGGTATAGTGGATGATATGTTTGCTGAAAAAGAAATAATGATTCAACTAGTAGATATTAGAAATTTAGATAATTACACCTATTCTCATTCAGTAAATGTGGCTATTTTATCTTTAGTTATTGGTATATCTTATGGTTTAAATAAAAATGATCTTTATGATTTAACATTAGGAGCTCTTCTTCATGACATAGGTAAAATGTTTATACCAGAAAATTTATTAAAAAAGCCTGGTGCATTAACTACAGATGAATTCAATATCGTACAAGAGCATAGCTTAAGAGGATTTAATTATATGAAAGATGAGTTAAACATAAATGCTAGGTCTAGAATAATATCATTACAGCATCATGAAAAGGTAGATGGAACAGGATATCCATATAAATTAAAGGATAAGGAAATTAATTTATTTTCTAAAATTGTATCTATTGCCGATGTATATGATGGATTAACTTCTGATAGAATTTATAGAAAAGCAATTCCAGTACATGAGGCTCTAGAATATATTATGGGTGGCTGTGGAAGGTTATTTGACTTTAACTTGGTACAGGCCTTTGTAAAGAAAGTTGTACCATATCCCATAGGTACTATTATAAAATTAAGCAATGATGTTATAGGTATAGTTGAGAATGTAAATTTAGATTTCCCATTGCGACCAACTGTTAAAATAATTAGGGAAAAAGGAAAAATCTGTTCTGAATATATTATTGATCTAACTAAGGAAAATACTATAGTTGTTGAAGATATAGTATATAATATATAA
- the mutL gene encoding DNA mismatch repair endonuclease MutL, with protein MNRKIDILDDLTINKIAAGEVVEAPYSVVKELIENAIDAGASTITLEIKDGGKKYIRITDNGAGIKEEYVEKAFMRHSTSKITNIDDLNNINSLGFRGEALASIAAVSQAEMITRSDEQQYGILIEITGGKTEIIKKVGCPVGTTIIIKNLFFNTPARLKFMKSNNAETMKITEIIIRLSLSNPGIAFKYINNNNIMFTTPGNNILSQSILSVFDKDTFKNLIFLEENKSNMKLHGYIGQPSFVRGNRNLQIIYVNGRYVKNKLISKAIEEAYKEKIIINKHPICILNLNIDPSIIDVNVHPAKTEVKFEAEEQIYDFIYKSIISALKQNTTMPNLIAVKSKPENFIDIRQNFVPVIPVEYQKQKNISENTSAIKNVLISETQGKYIQDSNTGEISQPIDDKNNEEQLQINCLEEDIVQFSFLNTLLDQYKIVGQIFNTYIVLEKDQSMYLIDQHAAHERLLYNKFLEEIKNEKVVSQRLIESKVLELSSEDYMLLSNNMSIFRKLGFEIEDFGINTIIIRQVPMILGKPQNFSFIYEILDEVRNNNNIDNYFEDRIIKRACKEAIKAKDRLDYSEIKKLIEEIYTLTPPLTCPHGRPIILTMGKYEIEKHFKRIQ; from the coding sequence ATGAATAGAAAGATTGATATACTAGATGATTTAACAATTAATAAAATAGCAGCTGGTGAAGTAGTAGAAGCCCCTTATTCAGTAGTTAAGGAGTTGATTGAAAATGCTATTGATGCAGGTGCTTCTACAATAACCTTGGAAATTAAAGATGGAGGAAAAAAGTATATTCGCATAACGGATAATGGGGCTGGAATTAAAGAAGAATATGTGGAGAAGGCTTTTATGCGGCATAGTACATCAAAGATAACTAATATAGATGATTTAAACAATATTAACTCATTAGGTTTTAGGGGAGAGGCTCTAGCAAGTATTGCAGCTGTTTCTCAAGCAGAGATGATAACAAGGTCAGATGAGCAACAATATGGAATATTAATAGAAATTACAGGTGGCAAAACAGAAATTATAAAAAAAGTAGGTTGTCCAGTTGGAACTACAATTATTATAAAAAATCTTTTTTTCAATACACCAGCAAGATTAAAGTTTATGAAATCTAACAATGCTGAAACAATGAAAATTACCGAAATAATTATACGCTTGTCACTTAGTAACCCTGGTATAGCATTTAAATATATTAACAATAATAATATTATGTTTACCACACCAGGCAACAACATATTGTCACAATCAATATTATCTGTATTTGATAAAGATACTTTTAAAAATTTAATTTTTCTAGAAGAAAATAAATCAAATATGAAGTTACATGGTTATATTGGACAGCCTAGCTTTGTAAGGGGAAATAGAAATCTACAAATTATTTATGTAAATGGTAGGTATGTAAAAAATAAGTTAATTAGTAAGGCTATAGAAGAGGCTTATAAAGAAAAAATTATTATAAACAAACATCCTATTTGTATTTTAAACTTAAATATTGATCCATCCATAATAGATGTAAATGTTCATCCTGCAAAAACAGAAGTAAAGTTTGAAGCAGAAGAGCAAATATATGACTTTATCTACAAATCTATAATTAGTGCATTGAAGCAAAACACAACTATGCCTAACTTAATAGCAGTAAAATCAAAGCCTGAAAATTTTATAGATATTAGACAAAATTTTGTCCCCGTAATCCCAGTAGAATATCAAAAACAAAAAAATATTAGCGAAAACACTAGTGCTATTAAAAATGTATTAATAAGTGAAACCCAGGGAAAATATATTCAAGACTCGAATACTGGAGAGATTAGCCAACCTATTGATGACAAGAATAATGAAGAACAACTTCAGATCAATTGTCTAGAAGAAGATATAGTGCAATTTTCTTTTTTAAATACATTGTTAGATCAGTATAAGATTGTGGGACAAATATTTAATACTTATATAGTATTAGAGAAAGATCAATCAATGTATTTAATTGATCAACATGCAGCTCATGAAAGATTGCTTTATAATAAGTTTTTAGAGGAAATTAAAAATGAAAAGGTTGTATCTCAAAGACTAATAGAATCCAAGGTATTAGAGTTATCTAGTGAGGATTATATGTTACTATCTAATAATATGAGTATATTTAGAAAACTGGGTTTTGAAATTGAAGATTTTGGAATTAATACAATAATAATTAGACAGGTGCCTATGATTTTAGGAAAACCTCAAAATTTTTCTTTTATTTATGAAATATTAGATGAGGTGAGAAACAATAATAATATTGATAATTATTTCGAAGATAGGATTATAAAAAGAGCATGTAAAGAGGCCATTAAGGCGAAAGATAGATTAGATTATTCTGAAATTAAAAAATTAATTGAGGAAATTTATACTCTTACACCACCTTTAACTTGTCCTCATGGCAGACCGATTATTTTAACTATGGGTAAATATGAGATTGAAAAACACTTTAAACGGATACAATAG
- the mutS gene encoding DNA mismatch repair protein MutS translates to MMQQYMEIKQKHKDCLMLFRLGDFYELFFEDAEVASRELEITLTARDCGLENRAPMCGVPYHAANGYIDRLVSKGYKVAICEQVEDASEAKGIVKRDVIRVITPGTLIDTNLLEDKRNNYLLSLYISTAGCGLSYVDISTGEFLCTEIIGDEIEQKVIDEISKVEPTEIIYFIEEKSTSSNLIEDVKQRFSTYISIYDSWVFEKDHAINQIKDQFNIVGIEGLGFHSNHLGIQSTGSLLYYLKSTQKRSLTHINKIDLYAFKEKMILDIFTRRNLELTETIRGKNKKGSLLWILDKTLTAMGGRMIRRWIEEPLLNVEIINQRLQAVEVLKEDILLRRELKESLKQIYDLERLSGKIAFGSANPRDLVALKKSIYFLPTIKQLFDNKTAGLLGELLTDIDPLDDIKNLIDISILEEPALNLKDGGIIKEGYNKDLDELQRASKEGKHWIAKLEQQEKDRTGIKSLKVGYNKIFGYYIEISKSNLHLAPENYIRKQTLANCERYITPELKEIETKILGAEEKIVDIEYEQFIEIRNILSLEIERIQRTANAIAELDVLYSFAEVAGESNYIKPTVNDSEVIDIREGRHPVVEKVLENNMFISNDTYINTEDEQLLIITGPNMAGKSTYMRQVALIVLMAQIGSFVPAYSATIGITDRIFTRVGANDDLSQGQSTFMVEMSEMASIINLATKKSLLIVDEIGRGTSTFDGLSIAWSVAEYICKTLGSKTLFSTHYHELTQLSETYIGIKNYRVSVKEDKDQIIFLHKVLKGSADKSYGIQVARLAGLPKDIINRANDILIDLERKNNDENNHSNDVSKESEVALTSNNIDINKVEQLKLEDLVELEIIKDLKHINLLETTPIDALNILYRLHKKATQL, encoded by the coding sequence ATGATGCAACAGTATATGGAAATAAAACAAAAACATAAAGATTGTTTAATGCTTTTTAGATTGGGAGACTTCTATGAATTATTTTTTGAAGATGCAGAAGTAGCTTCTAGAGAGCTTGAGATCACTTTAACTGCTAGAGATTGTGGACTAGAAAATAGAGCTCCTATGTGTGGTGTTCCATACCATGCTGCTAATGGCTATATAGATAGATTAGTTTCAAAAGGATATAAGGTTGCAATATGCGAACAGGTAGAAGATGCATCAGAAGCTAAGGGAATTGTTAAAAGAGATGTCATAAGAGTAATTACCCCAGGTACATTGATTGATACAAACTTATTAGAGGATAAAAGAAATAATTATTTACTTTCGCTGTACATTTCAACTGCAGGATGTGGATTAAGTTATGTTGATATTTCTACAGGAGAATTTCTTTGCACCGAAATAATTGGAGATGAAATAGAGCAAAAAGTAATTGATGAAATTAGCAAAGTAGAGCCCACTGAAATTATATATTTTATTGAGGAAAAATCAACCAGCAGTAATTTAATAGAAGATGTAAAGCAAAGATTTAGTACATATATCTCTATATATGATTCATGGGTTTTTGAGAAAGATCATGCAATAAATCAAATAAAAGATCAATTTAATATAGTAGGTATAGAAGGACTGGGATTTCATTCTAATCATTTAGGAATTCAATCTACAGGATCATTACTTTACTATTTAAAATCAACCCAAAAAAGATCACTTACTCATATTAATAAGATTGACTTATACGCATTTAAAGAAAAAATGATTTTAGATATATTTACTCGGCGAAACTTAGAGCTGACAGAAACGATTCGTGGAAAAAATAAAAAAGGATCTTTGTTATGGATTTTAGATAAAACTTTAACTGCAATGGGTGGTAGGATGATTAGAAGATGGATTGAAGAACCCCTACTCAATGTAGAAATCATAAACCAAAGACTCCAAGCAGTTGAAGTATTAAAAGAGGATATTTTATTAAGAAGAGAACTTAAAGAGAGCCTGAAACAAATTTATGACTTAGAAAGGCTTTCGGGAAAAATTGCTTTTGGATCTGCTAATCCGAGAGATTTAGTTGCATTAAAAAAATCCATATACTTTTTACCAACAATTAAACAGTTATTTGATAATAAAACTGCAGGTTTGTTAGGAGAACTTTTAACTGATATTGATCCATTAGATGATATTAAAAATCTTATTGATATATCAATATTGGAGGAACCAGCCTTAAATTTAAAGGATGGTGGAATTATTAAAGAAGGATACAATAAGGATTTAGATGAGTTACAGAGAGCTTCTAAAGAGGGCAAGCATTGGATTGCAAAACTAGAACAGCAAGAGAAAGATAGAACAGGCATTAAATCTTTAAAGGTTGGATATAATAAAATTTTTGGATATTATATTGAAATTTCAAAATCAAATTTACATCTAGCACCAGAGAATTATATAAGAAAGCAAACATTGGCTAACTGTGAAAGGTATATTACCCCAGAATTAAAAGAAATAGAGACTAAAATATTAGGAGCAGAAGAAAAAATTGTCGATATTGAGTACGAACAGTTTATTGAAATTCGTAATATACTTTCACTTGAAATAGAGCGTATACAAAGAACAGCTAACGCAATAGCAGAATTAGATGTTCTATATTCCTTTGCAGAGGTTGCTGGAGAAAGTAATTATATTAAGCCAACAGTTAATGATAGCGAAGTAATAGATATTCGAGAAGGACGCCATCCAGTAGTTGAAAAAGTATTAGAAAATAACATGTTTATTTCAAATGATACTTATATTAATACTGAAGATGAACAGCTTTTAATCATTACTGGTCCTAATATGGCAGGTAAGTCAACATATATGAGGCAAGTGGCATTGATTGTCTTAATGGCACAGATTGGATCATTTGTTCCAGCTTATAGTGCAACTATTGGTATAACAGATAGAATTTTTACTAGAGTAGGAGCTAATGACGATTTATCTCAAGGACAGAGTACTTTTATGGTAGAAATGAGTGAAATGGCTAGTATTATAAATTTAGCAACTAAAAAAAGTTTATTAATAGTAGATGAAATAGGTAGAGGTACAAGCACCTTTGATGGTTTGAGTATTGCATGGTCTGTTGCGGAGTATATATGTAAAACCCTGGGATCTAAAACTCTTTTTTCTACTCATTATCATGAATTAACCCAGCTATCAGAAACCTATATAGGAATTAAAAATTATAGAGTCTCAGTTAAGGAAGATAAAGATCAGATCATATTTCTGCATAAAGTTCTAAAAGGTAGTGCAGATAAAAGCTATGGTATCCAAGTTGCCAGATTAGCAGGATTGCCAAAAGACATTATAAATCGTGCAAATGATATACTAATAGATCTTGAGAGAAAAAACAATGATGAAAATAATCATTCAAATGACGTATCAAAAGAATCAGAGGTGGCTTTGACCAGTAATAATATTGATATTAATAAAGTAGAACAACTTAAACTTGAAGATCTTGTAGAACTTGAGATAATAAAGGATTTAAAACACATAAATTTATTAGAAACTACACCTATAGATGCATTAAATATACTATATAGGCTTCATAAAAAGGCCACACAGCTTTAA
- a CDS encoding GTPase domain-containing protein, whose translation MKTCIIIGNPNVGKTSFFLSLAEYLGVNRCEVEITDIYGKVLVKNISVNFARKYLVSTSPFKTRNVYKMKLTIPVYKSYEQLILVDTAGVTDGINEVEEIRKSMAQSLKELSQAKIILHMFDAQYIYYKKEAGISEIDYQIKEFGSQQGCYCILVNKMDKDNSQKGLDIIRDKFKENYIIPISTVDRTGFKEVKAFVGRNL comes from the coding sequence ATGAAAACTTGTATAATTATTGGAAATCCAAATGTAGGAAAAACCTCTTTTTTTCTTTCTCTTGCAGAATATTTAGGAGTTAATAGGTGTGAAGTTGAAATTACTGATATTTATGGAAAGGTATTAGTTAAAAATATTTCAGTAAATTTTGCAAGAAAATATTTAGTAAGTACAAGTCCATTTAAAACAAGAAATGTTTATAAAATGAAATTAACTATTCCTGTGTATAAGAGCTACGAACAGTTGATATTAGTTGATACTGCTGGAGTAACCGATGGTATAAATGAAGTCGAAGAAATACGGAAATCAATGGCACAATCTTTAAAAGAATTGAGTCAGGCTAAAATAATACTGCATATGTTTGATGCTCAATATATATATTACAAAAAAGAAGCGGGAATTAGTGAAATAGACTATCAGATAAAGGAGTTTGGAAGTCAACAGGGATGTTACTGTATCTTGGTAAATAAAATGGATAAGGATAATAGTCAAAAAGGGCTAGATATTATCAGAGATAAGTTTAAAGAAAATTATATTATTCCTATTTCAACGGTAGATAGAACTGGTTTTAAAGAGGTGAAAGCTTTTGTGGGTAGAAACTTGTAG